Part of the Cereibacter sphaeroides 2.4.1 genome, ACGGCGTCTATCGCTCGCGCGCCTCGCGCCCGCTCTGGCTTCTGGCCGAGCTGGACCTGCCCTTCGAGCATGTGCCCGTGATCCAGGCGAACCGCGTGGCCCATCCCCATGGGCCGGAGGCGCCGCTGAACACGGCCTCTGCGGCCTATCTCGCGGTCAATCCGCTGGGCCAGATCCCCTGCCTCGAGGAGGAGGGGCTGATCCTCACCGAGTCGCTGGCCATCACGCTCCACATCGCGCGCACCCAGGGCGGCCAGCTCGGCCCCCGCAGCGAGCCCGAGGATGCGCTGATGGTCAGCTGGTCGCTCTTCGCCGCCACCGCCGTCGAGCCGCCCGCCCTCGAGATCCAGCTCATCCAGCGGTCGGGCGGCGGCACGAGCCCCGAGGGACAGGCCGCGATCGCCATCGCCGCCGAACGGCTGCGCCGTCCGCTCGCCCGACTCGAACGGCATTTCGCGGCCGAGGACTATCTCGTGGGCGGCCGGTTCACCGTGGCCGACCTGAACCTCGCCGAAACGCTGCGCTACGGCCAGGCCCATCCGGCGCTGCTCGAGCCCTTCCCCGCCGTCGCCGCCTGGCTCGACCGCTGCCAGTCGCGCCCGGCCTTCCGCCTGATGATGGAACGCCGCGCGGCCGAGCCCGAATAGGCGCCGCGCCGGCCTCCTTCCGGCCCCAGATCTTGCGTATCCCCTCTGCGGGATGCTCTATTGCTATTCCAATCGTCCAGAAAGAATCGAGCAGCCATGGCCAACGACCTTCTCTCCGGCCAGCCGGAAACCTATGACGCCTCCTCCATCGAGGTGCTCGAGGGGCTCGAGCCCGTCCGCAAGCGCCCCGGCATGTATATCGGCGGCACGGACGAGCGGGCGCTGCACCATCTGGTGGCCGAGATCCTCGACAACTCGATGGACGAGGCGGTTGCAGGCCATGCCACGCGCATCGAGGTCGAGCTCCATGCAGACCATTCCGTAACGGTGCGCGACAACGGCCGCGGCATCCCGGTCGATCCGCATCCGAAATTTCCCGGCAAGTCGGCGCTCGAGGTCATCCTCTGCACGCTGCACGCGGGCGGCAAGTTCTCCGGCAAGGCCTACCAGACGTCGGGCGGCCTCCATGGCGTCGGCGCCTCGGTGGTGAATGCGCTCTCGGACACGCTCCGGGTCGAGGTGGCGCGCAACCGCGAGCTCTGGGTGCAGAGCTTCTCGCGCGGCATCTCGCAGGGGCCGGTCAAGATGGTGGGCGCCGCCTCGAACCGCCGCGGCACCACGATCACCTTCCACCCCGATCCCGAGATCTTCGGCCATCTCCAGTTCAAGCCCGCACGGCTGATGAAGATGGTCCGCTCCAAGGCCTATCTCTTCTCAGGCGTCGAGATCCGCTGGAAATCCGCGATCCCCGACGGCGACACCCCGCAGGAGGCCGTCTTCCACTTCCCCGGGGGCTTGGGCGACTATCTCGCCGAACAGCTCTCGGGCGCCTCGACCTATGCCGAGCGCCCCTTTGCCGGCAAGGTGGGCTTTCAGGAGAAGTTCGGCGTGCCGGGCTCGGTCGAATGGGCGATCAACTGGACGCCCGCGCGCGACGGCTTCATCCAGTCCTACTGCAACACCGTCCCCACCCCCGAGGGCGGCACGCACGAGAGCGGCTTCTGGTCGGCGATCCTCAAGGGCATCCGCGCCTATGGCGAACTCGTGAAGAACCGCAAGGCCGACCAGATCACCCGCGACGACATGCTGGCGGGCGGCTCGGCGCTGATCTCGGTCTTCATCCGCGAGCCGCAGTTCGTGGGCCAGACCAAGGACCGGCTCGCCACCGAAGAGGCCTCGAAGCTGGTCGAGAACGCGGTCCGCGACCATTTCGACAACTGGCTCGCGGCCAACACGAAATCGGCCGGCGCCATCCTCGATTTCCTCGTGCTGCGCGCCGAAGAGCGCCTCCGCCGCCGGCAGGAGAAGGAGACGCAGCGCAAGTCCGCCACCAAGAAGCTGCGCCTGCCCGGCAAGCTCGTCGACTGCTCCGCCACCGCCCGCGACGGGACCGAGCTCTTCATCGTCGAGGGCGACTCGGCCGGCGGCTCGGCCAAGATGGCGCGCGACCGCGCCACTCAGGCGCTGCTGCCGCTCCGGGGCAAGATCCTGAACGTGCTGGGCGCCGCCTCGGGCAAGATGGGCGCCAATGCCGAGATCAACGACCTCTGCCAAGCGCTCGGCACCGGCATGGGCACGCGCTTCAACATCGACGAGCTGCGCTACGACAAGATCATCATCATGACCGATGCCGATGTGGACGGCGCCCACATCGCCTCGCTGCTGATGACCTTCTTCTTCACCCAGATGCGCCCGCTGATCGACCGCGGCCATCTCTATCTCGCCTGCCCGCCGCTCTACCGCCTCACCCAGGGGGCGAAGCGGCTCTATGTCGCCGACGATGTCGAGAAGGAACTCTGGATGGCCAAGGGCCTCGGCGGCAAGGGCAAGATCGACGTGCAGCGCTTCAAGGGGCTGGGCGAGATGGATGCCAAGGACCTCAAGGACACGACGATGAACCCGGCCACGCGCAAGCTCATCCGTGTCTCGATCGACGAGGACGAGCCCGGCGAGACGGGCGATCTGGTCGAGCGGCTGATGGGCAAGAAGCCCGAGCTGCGCTTCCAGTATATTCAGGAGAATGCGCGCTTCGTCGAGGAACTCGACGTCTGACCCCGCCCGGCGGCGCCCCGAGGCCCCTGCGCCGCATCGCGCCCCGAAGCCTCTTCTTCCCGGCCGCGCCGGATCCCCTCCGCGGCGCGCCCGGCCCCTGAACCCCGCGCGCGCCACAGGCCGCCCCGCCCACCGCCAGCCCGTCTTTCACTCTGCCCAAATATCCGCGGGGGTCCGGGGGCCGCCAGCCCCCGGCGGCCGGCTCCGGGCGCCGCCCGTCAGGCCCCGCGCACCAGCGGATGGTCGAGCGCCGTCATGATCCCGCGCAGCTCGGCCAGCCCCTTCAGCCGCCCGATCGAAGGATAGCCCGGCTGGCCCTTGCGGCCGAGGTCGTCGAGGATGTCCTGCCCGTGGTCGGGCCGCATCGGGATCGAGATATCCGTGCGCCCCTCGGCCTCGCGCCGCCGCTCCTCGGCGAGGATGGCCGCGATCATCGCCACCATGTCGGTGCCGCCCTCGAGATGGCCGTCCTCGAAGAAGGAGTTGCGCAGCGCGTCCCCGTCCCGCTCCAGCGTCACGTTGCGCAGATGCAGGAAATGCACCCGGTCGCCCAGCCGCTCCATCATCCCCGGCAGGTCGTTCTCGGCCCGTGCGCCGAGGCTGCCCGTGCAGAGCGTGATGCCATTGGCCTTCAGATCCACCGCCTCCATCACCGCGGCATAGTCGGCCTCGGTCGACATGACCCGCGGCAGGCCCAGCAGCGGGAAGGGCGGATCGTCGGGATGGCAGCAGAGCCGCACGCCCAGCTCCTCGGCGAGCGGCGCCACCTCGGACAGGAAGTCCACCAGATGCCGGCGCAGCGTCTCGGGGCGCATGGCGGCATAGTCCGACAGGTGCCGGCGCACATCGTCGAGTGTGAACTGCTCGGCCGCCCCCGGCAGCCCGAAGACCACGTTGCGGGCAAGCTCGGACCGGCGGGTCCCGTCCATCTCGGCAAAGCGCCGCGCCGCCTCCTCGACCACCGCCGCGGGCAGTTCCCCGGCCGCGCCGGGCCGCTCGAGGATATGGATGTCGAAGGCCGCGAAATCGGTCAGGTCGAACCGCATGCAGGTTGCGCCCGACGGCCGCCGCCAGGCGAGATCCGTCCGCGTCCAGTCGAGCACTGGCATGAAGTTGTAGCAGATGACCTCGATCCCCGCCGCGCGGAGATTGCGCATCGAGGCTTTCCAGGTCTCGAGATGGGCGCGCCAGTCGCCCTTCTGCTTCTTGATGTCCTCGGAGACGGGCAGGCTCTCGACCACCTCCCAGTTGAGGCCCGAGGCCGCGCCGTCGCGCATCACCCCGATCTCGCGCTGGCGGCGGGCGATCTCCTCGGGCGTCCAGAGCGCGCCGGTGGGAATGTGATGCAGCGCCGAGACGACGCCCTCCACCCCCGCCTGCCGCATGTCGTCCACCGACACGAGGTCCTTCGGTCCGAACCACCGCCATGTCTGCCGCATCGCCGTCCTCCCGCTGAGCACCCCAAACTAATATGCAAGTATGCCAGTTTGCAAGAGAGGACACAAAGCTCCGCGGAAATCCCCCACCCGCCCCGCAGTCGCCCGACGCTTCCAGACCTGCCCGTCGGCCCGTCCACCTGTCCGCCGAAGGAAGACCGGTCCGTCGGCATCCGAGGTCAGCCCTCATGAGGCTCCCGCCCGGTCACCCGCGCCGCGCCACGGCATGCGGCACCCATCGCCAAGAGGCCGATGGTCCGGCAGCCCCAGCAGCGGAAGACCTGCCTCCCGCCCCTCGCAGGGTCGCACCTGTTGCGGCTGTCAACTCCTGCGCGGCACGGTGCCCCGAGAGAGATGCGCTCCGCCCGGACGGACCCGTCGCGCGGGCGGAGCTGGCTCTCGACAGCAGAAGCGGTCCACTCCCGCGCCGGACGATCCGCCGAGGCGGCGGCGCCCAAAGCCCGGTCGGGCCTGCCGCGGCCCCGGCGAGAGCCCTTCGTTCACTCCCGACGCAGGCCCTTCAGCGCGTCCGCGAACGGGTTGCCCGCGCTCGTCTCGCGTGGTGCGGCCTGCCGGGGCAGGGGCTTGCCGCCCTTGCGTGGCGGTTCGGCGCTCCGGCGCTCGGAGGCCTGCGCGCGGGCGTCGGCGCTGTCCTTGCGCATGGTGAGGCCGATGCGCTTGCGCGCCACGTCCACCTCGACCACCCGCACCTTCACCACGTCGCCCGCCTTCACCACCTCGTGCGGATCCTTCACGAAGCGGTCGGCGAGCTGGCTCACATGCACGAGCCCGTCCTGATGCACCCCCACATCGACGAAGGCGCCGAAGGCCGCGACGTTGGTCACCGTCCCTTCGAGCAGCATCCCCGGCTTCAGGTCCGAGATCTCCTCGACCCCGTCGGTGAAGGTCGCGGTCTTGAAGGTCGGGCGCGGGTCGCGGCCGGGCTTCTCCAGCTCGGCGAGGATGTCCCTCACGGTCGGCAGGCCGAAGCGCTCGTCGGTGAAGTCCTGCGGGTCGAGCGCCCGCAGCCGCTGCGGCTCGGCCATCAGGCTGCGCAGGTCGCGCCCGCAGGCGGCCACGATCCGGCGCGCCACATCATAGGCCTCGGGGTGAACGGACGAGGCGTCGAGCGGCTCGGTCCCGTCCGGGATGCGCAGGAAGCCCGCCGCCTGCTCGAAGGCGCGGGGGCCCAGACGCGCGACCTTCAGCAGGTCACGGCGTTTCGCGAAGGGACCGTTCGCGTTGCGGTGCTGCACGATGGCCTCGGCCAGCCCCGGCCCCACGCCCGAGACGCGCGCCAGAAGCGGCGCCGAGGCCGTGTTCAGATCCACCCCCACCGCGTTCACCGCATCCTCGACCACGGCCTCCAGCGAGCGCCCCAGACGGTGCTGGTCCACATCATGCTGATACTGGCCCACGCCGATCGACTTCGGCTCGATCTTCACCAGTTCGGCCAGCGGATCCTGCAGACGGCGGGCAATCGAGACGGCGCCGCGCAGGCTGACGTCGAGATCGGGGAACTCGGCCGCCGCCAGCGCGCTCGCCGAATAGACCGAGGCGCCCGCCTCGCTGACGATCACCTTCACGGGCTTCGGCGCGTCGCCCGGCAGCGCCGCCAGAAGGTCCGCCACCATCTTCTCGCTCTCGCGGCTCGCGGTGCCGTTGCCGATGGCGATCAGCGTCACGCCATGGGCGCGGATCAGCTTCATCAGCTCGATCTGCGCCCCGCGCAGGTCGTTCTTGGGCTGGA contains:
- a CDS encoding glutathione S-transferase family protein gives rise to the protein MLKIYGVYRSRASRPLWLLAELDLPFEHVPVIQANRVAHPHGPEAPLNTASAAYLAVNPLGQIPCLEEEGLILTESLAITLHIARTQGGQLGPRSEPEDALMVSWSLFAATAVEPPALEIQLIQRSGGGTSPEGQAAIAIAAERLRRPLARLERHFAAEDYLVGGRFTVADLNLAETLRYGQAHPALLEPFPAVAAWLDRCQSRPAFRLMMERRAAEPE
- the uxuA gene encoding mannonate dehydratase, encoding MRQTWRWFGPKDLVSVDDMRQAGVEGVVSALHHIPTGALWTPEEIARRQREIGVMRDGAASGLNWEVVESLPVSEDIKKQKGDWRAHLETWKASMRNLRAAGIEVICYNFMPVLDWTRTDLAWRRPSGATCMRFDLTDFAAFDIHILERPGAAGELPAAVVEEAARRFAEMDGTRRSELARNVVFGLPGAAEQFTLDDVRRHLSDYAAMRPETLRRHLVDFLSEVAPLAEELGVRLCCHPDDPPFPLLGLPRVMSTEADYAAVMEAVDLKANGITLCTGSLGARAENDLPGMMERLGDRVHFLHLRNVTLERDGDALRNSFFEDGHLEGGTDMVAMIAAILAEERRREAEGRTDISIPMRPDHGQDILDDLGRKGQPGYPSIGRLKGLAELRGIMTALDHPLVRGA
- the parE gene encoding DNA topoisomerase IV subunit B, translating into MANDLLSGQPETYDASSIEVLEGLEPVRKRPGMYIGGTDERALHHLVAEILDNSMDEAVAGHATRIEVELHADHSVTVRDNGRGIPVDPHPKFPGKSALEVILCTLHAGGKFSGKAYQTSGGLHGVGASVVNALSDTLRVEVARNRELWVQSFSRGISQGPVKMVGAASNRRGTTITFHPDPEIFGHLQFKPARLMKMVRSKAYLFSGVEIRWKSAIPDGDTPQEAVFHFPGGLGDYLAEQLSGASTYAERPFAGKVGFQEKFGVPGSVEWAINWTPARDGFIQSYCNTVPTPEGGTHESGFWSAILKGIRAYGELVKNRKADQITRDDMLAGGSALISVFIREPQFVGQTKDRLATEEASKLVENAVRDHFDNWLAANTKSAGAILDFLVLRAEERLRRRQEKETQRKSATKKLRLPGKLVDCSATARDGTELFIVEGDSAGGSAKMARDRATQALLPLRGKILNVLGAASGKMGANAEINDLCQALGTGMGTRFNIDELRYDKIIIMTDADVDGAHIASLLMTFFFTQMRPLIDRGHLYLACPPLYRLTQGAKRLYVADDVEKELWMAKGLGGKGKIDVQRFKGLGEMDAKDLKDTTMNPATRKLIRVSIDEDEPGETGDLVERLMGKKPELRFQYIQENARFVEELDV
- a CDS encoding Tex family protein, with product MSTDAIRRIPSLIAAEIAARPDQVAAAIELLDGGATVPFVARYRKEATGGLDDTQLRTLSERLAYLRELEARRETILGSIRDQGKLTPELEAQVVKAATKSELEDIYLPYKPKRRTKAMIARENGLGPLAEAILADRAAVPAELAQAYVSEAVPDVKAALEGARDIVAEGLAENADLLGRLRAHMKQVGRISAKVVEGKEAEGAKFSDYFAHSEAWATAAGHRVLAMLRGRNEGVLTLDLEVDADAARGESPAERMAGMALQAAGKGPGDQWLREAASWAWRVKLRTSLTLDLMAELRERAEAEAIGVFARNLKDLLLAAPAGGKVTMGIDPGIRTGCKVAVVDATGKVLATSTVYPFQPKNDLRGAQIELMKLIRAHGVTLIAIGNGTASRESEKMVADLLAALPGDAPKPVKVIVSEAGASVYSASALAAAEFPDLDVSLRGAVSIARRLQDPLAELVKIEPKSIGVGQYQHDVDQHRLGRSLEAVVEDAVNAVGVDLNTASAPLLARVSGVGPGLAEAIVQHRNANGPFAKRRDLLKVARLGPRAFEQAAGFLRIPDGTEPLDASSVHPEAYDVARRIVAACGRDLRSLMAEPQRLRALDPQDFTDERFGLPTVRDILAELEKPGRDPRPTFKTATFTDGVEEISDLKPGMLLEGTVTNVAAFGAFVDVGVHQDGLVHVSQLADRFVKDPHEVVKAGDVVKVRVVEVDVARKRIGLTMRKDSADARAQASERRSAEPPRKGGKPLPRQAAPRETSAGNPFADALKGLRRE